A genomic segment from Glycine soja cultivar W05 chromosome 20, ASM419377v2, whole genome shotgun sequence encodes:
- the LOC114401331 gene encoding Golgi apparatus membrane protein-like protein ECHIDNA isoform X2: MDPNQPVGENYANPRTCFFHVLFKAAALAFYILSALFIDNFVIIFVVTVLLAALDFWVVKNVSGRILVGLRWWNEINDLGESVWKFECLDHESLARMNKKDSWLFWWTLYLTAILWIVLAIFSLIRLQADYLLVVGVCLTLSIANIVGFTKCKKDAKKQIQQFASQTIASRFSSTLQSAFSVV, translated from the exons ATGGATCCCAACCAG CCTGTGGGTGAAAACTACGCCAATCCCAGGACTTGCTTCTTTCATGTCCTCTTCAAG GCTGCAGCCTTGGCATTTTACATTCTCTCGGCCCTCTTTATTGATAACTTTGTCATCATTTTCGTGGTGACTGTCCTTCTTGCCGCCCTTGATTTTTGGGTAGTCAAGAATGTCAGTGGGCGAATTTTAGTTGGATTGAGGTGGTGGAATGAAATTAATGATCTGGGTGAGAGTGTTTGGAAATTTGAATGTCTTGACCACGAG TCATTGGCTCGGATGAACAAGAAGGACTCATGGCTTTTCTGGTGGACCCTGTATCTTACA GCGATTCTGTGGATTGTGCTGGCTATATTCTCACTCATAAGGCTTCAAGCTGATTATCTCCTTGTTGTAGGAGTTTGTCTGACCCTTAGCATTGCAAATATTGTTGGTTTTACCAAATGCAAAAAAG ATGCCAAGAAGCAGATTCAACAATTTGCCTCTCAGACAATTGCCTCTCGGTTCTCATCTACCTTACAGTCAGCGTTCAGTGTTGTCTGA
- the LOC114401331 gene encoding Golgi apparatus membrane protein-like protein ECHIDNA isoform X1, giving the protein MDPNQPVGENYANPRTCFFHVLFKVLFTQLCSLAYLFMQAMFTLLRHILFFVSSQAAALAFYILSALFIDNFVIIFVVTVLLAALDFWVVKNVSGRILVGLRWWNEINDLGESVWKFECLDHESLARMNKKDSWLFWWTLYLTAILWIVLAIFSLIRLQADYLLVVGVCLTLSIANIVGFTKCKKDAKKQIQQFASQTIASRFSSTLQSAFSVV; this is encoded by the exons ATGGATCCCAACCAG CCTGTGGGTGAAAACTACGCCAATCCCAGGACTTGCTTCTTTCATGTCCTCTTCAAGGTTTTGTTTACCCAATTGTGCTCTTTAGCATATCTTTTTATGCAAGCCATGTTCACTTTATTAAggcatattttgttttttgtatccTCTCAGGCTGCAGCCTTGGCATTTTACATTCTCTCGGCCCTCTTTATTGATAACTTTGTCATCATTTTCGTGGTGACTGTCCTTCTTGCCGCCCTTGATTTTTGGGTAGTCAAGAATGTCAGTGGGCGAATTTTAGTTGGATTGAGGTGGTGGAATGAAATTAATGATCTGGGTGAGAGTGTTTGGAAATTTGAATGTCTTGACCACGAG TCATTGGCTCGGATGAACAAGAAGGACTCATGGCTTTTCTGGTGGACCCTGTATCTTACA GCGATTCTGTGGATTGTGCTGGCTATATTCTCACTCATAAGGCTTCAAGCTGATTATCTCCTTGTTGTAGGAGTTTGTCTGACCCTTAGCATTGCAAATATTGTTGGTTTTACCAAATGCAAAAAAG ATGCCAAGAAGCAGATTCAACAATTTGCCTCTCAGACAATTGCCTCTCGGTTCTCATCTACCTTACAGTCAGCGTTCAGTGTTGTCTGA
- the LOC114401279 gene encoding pentatricopeptide repeat-containing protein At1g32415, mitochondrial-like, whose translation MNSWRKKGSRWVGTGKSKCFWGETRDQVEMLCFKQLNRHEQGFKLQSIFPRILKSSFRNVYRINHSRPRKSPFPFPKRTECDESLLLHYLSNGWLNDARNLLQNSSGGDLHLRVVRWTSLLSNFSRHGFVAEARTLFDIMPHRNLVSYNSMLSVYLRSGMLDEASRFFDTMPERNVVSWTAMLGGFSDAGRIEDAKKVFDEMPERNVVSWNAMVVALVRNGDLEEARIVFEETPYKNVVSWNAMIAGYVERGRMNEARELFEKMEFRNVVTWTSMISGYCREGNLEGAYCLFRAMPEKNVVSWTAMIGGFAWNGFYEEALLLFLEMLRVSDAKPNGETFVSLVYACGGLGFSCIGKQLHAQLIVNSWGIDDYDGRLRRGLVRMYSGFGLMDSAHNVLEGNLKDCDDQCFNSMINGYVQAGQLESAQELFDMVPVRNKVASTCMIAGYLSAGQVLKAWNLFNDMPDRDSIAWTEMIYGYVQNELIAEAFCLFVEMMAHGVSPMSSTYAVLFGAMGSVAYLDQGRQLHGMQLKTVYVYDLILENSLIAMYTKCGEIDDAYRIFSNMTYRDKISWNTMIMGLSDHGMANKALKVYETMLEFGIYPDGLTFLGVLTACAHAGLVDKGWELFLAMVNAYAIQPGLEHYVSIINLLGRAGKVKEAEEFVLRLPVEPNHAIWGALIGVCGFSKTNADVARRAAKRLFELEPLNAPGHVALCNIYAANDRHIEDTSLRKEMRMKGVRKAPGCSWILVRGTVHIFFSDNKLHPRV comes from the coding sequence ATGAATTCGTGGAGAAAGAAGGGATCTCGGTGGGTGGGGACTGGCAAGTCGAAGTGCTTTTGGGGAGAGACACGAGACCAAGTGGAGATGCTTTGCTTCAAGCAGCTAAACAGGCATGaacaaggttttaaattacaGTCAATCTTCCCGCGGATTTTGAAGTCTTCATTTCGCAATGTTTATCGCATCAACCATTCCCGACCCCGAAAATCCCCATTTCCGTTTCCGAAAAGAACCGAATGCGACGAGTCTCTGCTTCTACATTACCTATCCAATGGGTGGCTAAACGACGCGCGAAACCTCCTCCAAAATTCCTCTGGAGGTGACCTCCACTTGCGTGTTGTTCGCTGGACCTCGCTACTCTCCAACTTCTCCCGCCACGGTTTTGTGGCCGAAGCTCGCACACTCTTCGACATAATGCCCCACAGAAACCTCGTCTCTTACAATTCCATGTTGTCCGTGTACCTCCGCTCCGGCATGCTTGACGAGGCTTCCCGCTTCTTCGACACCATGCCGGAGAGGAACGTCGTGTCTTGGACCGCAATGCTCGGTGGGTTCTCGGATGCCGGGAGGATCGAAGATGCGAAGAAGgtgtttgatgaaatgcctGAGAGAAATGTTGTTTCGTGGAACGCGATGGTGGTGGCTTTGGTTAGGAATGGGGATTTAGAGGAAGCGAGGATTGTTTTTGAGGAGACTCCTTATAAGAATGTGGTTTCATGGAATGCTATGATCGCGGGGTATGTTGAGAGAGGGAGAATGAATGAGGCAAGAGAATTGTTTGAGAAGATGGAGTTTAGGAATGTGGTTACTTGGACTAGCATGATATCTGGTTATTGCCGTGAGGGAAATTTGGAGGGGGCTTATTGTTTGTTCCGGGCTATGCCGgagaaaaatgttgtttcttGGACTGCTATGATTGGTGGCTTTGCTTGGAATGGCTTTTATGAAGAGGCATTGTTGCTTTTTCTTGAGATGTTGAGAGTTTCTGATGCAAAGCCCAATGGTGAGACCTTTGTTTCTCTTGTTTATGCTTGTGGTGGTTTGGGTTTTTCTTGCATTGGCAAGCAGTTACATGCTCAGCTGATTGTTAACAGCTGGGGGATTGATGATTATGATGGTAGGTTGCGAAGAGGTCTTGTTAGGATGTACTCTGGGTTTGGTCTTATGGACTCTGCACACAATGTGCTTGAAGGTAATCTGAAAGATTGTGATGATCAGTGTTTTAATTCCATGATAAATGGTTATGTTCAGGCCGGTCAGCTGGAAAGCGCTCAAGAGTTGTTTGACATGGTACCTGTTCGGAACAAGGTTGCATCCACCTGCATGATTGCTGGCTATCTTAGTGCCGGCCAAGTACTAAAGGCTTGGAATTTGTTTAATGACATGCCTGATAGGGATTCCATTGCGTGGACTGAGATGATTTATGGGTATGTGCAGAATGAGCTCATTGCTGAAGCCTTCTGCTTGTTTGTTGAGATGATGGCTCATGGTGTTTCTCCTATGAGTTCTACATATGCTGTTCTATTTGGAGCCATGGGTTCAGTTGCTTATCTTGATCAGGGGCGGCAATTACATGGTATGCAGTTGAAGACagtgtatgtatatgatttgaTTCTTGAGAACTCTCTAATTGCAATGTATACAAAATGTGGGGAGATAGATGATGCATATAGGATATTCTCTAACATGACTTACCGGGACAAAATTTCTTGGAACACCATGATCATGGGCCTTTCAGATCATGGGATGGCCAACAAGGCTTTAAAAGTGTATGAAACTATGCTTGAATTTGGAATTTATCCAGATGGCCTTACATTCCTTGGTGTCCTGACAGCATGTGCTCATGCGGGTCTTGTTGATAAAGGGTGGGAGTTATTTCTTGCCATGGTTAATGCTTATGCTATTCAACCTGGTTTGGAGCATTATGTTAGTATTATCAATCTTCTGGGCCGAGCAGGAAAGGTGAAGGAAGCAGAGGAGTTTGTCTTGAGGCTACCAGTTGAACCAAATCATGCCATTTGGGGAGCATTGATTGGAGTATGTGGGTTTAGTAAAACAAATGCAGATGTTGCTAGGCGTGCGGCCAAACGACTGTTTGAGTTGGAACCTTTAAATGCACCAGGCCATGTGGCCCTTTGTAACATATATGCCGCAAATGATAGGCATATTGAGGATACTAgtttaagaaaagaaatgagGATGAAAGGTGTGAGGAAGGCACCTGGATGTAGTTGGATATTGGTGAGGGGGACAGTTCATATTTTCTTCTCAGACAACAAATTACATCCGCGTGTTTAA